A stretch of Pseudomonas sp. 7SR1 DNA encodes these proteins:
- a CDS encoding glycoside hydrolase family 68 protein: MKTNAEKFGVTPHQPSLWTRADALKVRADDPTTTQPLVSADFPVLSDDVFIWDTMPLRDLDGNVTSVDGWSVIFTLTADRHPNDPQYLDENGNYDILRDWNDRHGRAKMYFWFSRTGKDWEFGGRVMAEGVSPTVREWAGTPILLNDRGEVDLYYTAVTPGATIVKVRGRVVTTEHGVSMVGFEKVKPLFEADGKMYQTEAQNAFWGFRDPWPFRDPNDGKLYMLFEGNVAGERGSHKVGEAEIGDVPPGYEDVGNSRFQTACVGIAVARDADGDDWEMLPPLLTAVGVNDQTERPHFVFQDGKYYLFTISHTFTYADGVTGPDGVYGFVADSLFGPYVPLNGSGLVLGNPSSQPFQTYSHYVMPNGLVTSFIDSVPTDETGTQVRVGGTEAPTVGLKIKGQQTFVVAEYDYGYIPPMLDVTLK; the protein is encoded by the coding sequence ATGAAAACCAACGCTGAAAAATTCGGTGTAACCCCCCATCAACCCAGCCTCTGGACCCGCGCCGATGCGTTGAAAGTCCGGGCGGATGATCCCACCACCACCCAGCCTCTGGTCAGCGCGGATTTCCCCGTATTGAGCGACGACGTGTTTATCTGGGACACCATGCCCCTGCGCGACCTGGACGGTAACGTGACGTCCGTCGATGGCTGGTCGGTGATCTTCACCCTGACGGCCGACCGTCATCCAAACGACCCGCAGTACCTGGACGAGAACGGTAACTACGACATCCTGCGCGATTGGAACGATCGTCACGGTCGGGCAAAGATGTACTTCTGGTTTTCCCGTACCGGCAAGGACTGGGAATTCGGTGGCCGTGTGATGGCCGAAGGCGTTTCGCCGACCGTTCGCGAATGGGCCGGTACGCCGATTCTGTTGAACGACCGAGGTGAAGTGGACCTGTATTACACCGCCGTCACCCCAGGCGCGACCATCGTCAAGGTGCGCGGTCGGGTCGTGACCACTGAACATGGTGTCAGCATGGTCGGCTTCGAGAAGGTCAAGCCGCTGTTCGAGGCCGACGGCAAGATGTACCAGACCGAAGCCCAGAACGCCTTCTGGGGTTTCCGTGACCCATGGCCATTCCGCGACCCGAACGACGGCAAGCTGTACATGCTGTTCGAGGGCAACGTGGCCGGTGAGCGCGGCTCGCACAAAGTGGGCGAGGCCGAAATCGGCGACGTGCCACCGGGTTATGAAGATGTTGGCAACTCGCGCTTCCAGACCGCCTGTGTCGGCATTGCCGTAGCCCGCGACGCCGACGGCGACGACTGGGAAATGCTGCCGCCCCTGCTGACCGCCGTGGGCGTCAACGACCAGACCGAACGCCCGCACTTCGTGTTCCAGGACGGCAAGTACTACCTGTTCACGATCAGCCACACCTTCACCTATGCCGACGGCGTGACCGGGCCGGATGGCGTGTACGGCTTCGTCGCGGACTCGCTGTTCGGCCCCTACGTGCCGCTCAACGGCTCCGGCCTGGTACTGGGCAACCCATCCTCCCAGCCATTCCAGACCTACTCGCACTACGTGATGCCAAACGGCCTGGTGACCTCCTTCATCGACAGCGTACCGACCGACGAAACCGGCACGCAGGTTCGCGTGGGTGGCACCGAGGCACCCACGGTGGGCTTGAAGATAAAAGGGCAGCAGACGTTTGTCGTGGCCGAGTACGACTATGGGTACATCCCGCCGATGCTTGACGTCACACTCAAGTAA
- a CDS encoding DUF6124 family protein: MAKITPNPPTADEHVSRAQSARNNKLDDAANRALDYYLKPTPKSETSDKSNTIFRIAPDVDSECLLANLSENLASANAMISDLAFGLEGSRRHFALGILQVIEMSELLANRALDIVEVR, translated from the coding sequence ATGGCAAAAATTACACCGAACCCTCCAACCGCAGATGAGCATGTATCTCGCGCTCAGTCTGCTCGTAACAACAAGCTCGATGACGCTGCCAACCGGGCGTTGGATTACTACCTGAAGCCTACGCCGAAAAGCGAAACGTCTGACAAATCCAACACCATCTTTCGTATCGCACCTGATGTTGATTCGGAATGTTTGCTTGCCAATCTCAGTGAGAACCTGGCTTCGGCTAATGCCATGATCAGTGATTTGGCGTTTGGTCTTGAGGGATCACGACGGCATTTTGCGTTGGGGATTTTGCAGGTGATTGAGATGAGTGAACTGTTGGCGAATCGGGCTTTGGATATTGTTGAGGTGAGGTAG
- a CDS encoding LexA family transcriptional regulator, which produces MKKISSGDRFRALLKEANIRSADFAKLYGVKSQHVNNWFNRGIPPGRIHGIAGLLTVSPQWLANGEGPQTPLGLGPGTTYDAAENQGVYSVPEATDIELPYYKEAPIAPGAIKTHVIEIPGQTTRLPRSHLESLEINPSDAICTTMVGDSMAERIEDGSTLAIDRGLTQIVDGQIYALEHDGMLRIKYLHRIPGNRLRLRSHNSVAYPDEVFSTEQIEAQNIRVIGWVFWWSTLNKQRPPVCD; this is translated from the coding sequence ATGAAAAAGATCTCCAGTGGCGACCGCTTCAGAGCCCTTCTTAAAGAAGCCAATATCCGCTCCGCCGACTTCGCGAAGTTATACGGCGTGAAATCGCAGCACGTGAACAACTGGTTCAACCGTGGCATCCCACCCGGGCGCATCCATGGCATCGCCGGCCTGCTGACCGTCAGCCCCCAATGGCTCGCCAACGGCGAAGGCCCGCAAACCCCGCTGGGGCTGGGGCCCGGCACCACCTACGATGCCGCCGAAAACCAGGGCGTCTACAGCGTGCCGGAAGCCACGGACATTGAACTGCCCTACTACAAGGAAGCCCCCATCGCCCCCGGCGCGATCAAGACCCACGTCATCGAGATCCCCGGCCAGACCACCCGCCTGCCCCGCAGCCACCTCGAATCCCTGGAAATCAACCCCAGCGACGCCATCTGCACCACCATGGTCGGCGACAGCATGGCCGAACGCATCGAAGACGGCTCCACCCTCGCCATCGACCGCGGCCTGACCCAAATCGTCGACGGCCAGATCTACGCCCTCGAACACGACGGCATGCTGCGCATCAAGTACCTGCACCGCATCCCCGGCAACCGACTGCGCCTGCGCAGCCACAACAGCGTGGCTTACCCGGACGAAGTTTTCAGCACCGAACAGATCGAAGCGCAGAACATACGGGTGATCGGCTGGGTCTTCTGGTGGTCCACCCTCAACAAACAGAGACCGCCGGTGTGCGATTGA
- the ppa gene encoding inorganic diphosphatase, with product MSYSKIPAGKDLPNDIYVAIEIPANHAPIKYEIDKDSDCLFVDRFMATPMFYPANYGYIPNTLADDGDPLDVLVVTPYPVAPGSVIRARPVGILNMTDDGGGDAKVIAVPHDKLSQLYVDVKEYTDLPKLLIQQIEHFFENYKDLEKGKWVKIEGWAGADAAREAITKSVAAYKG from the coding sequence ATGAGCTACAGCAAGATTCCGGCTGGCAAAGACCTGCCGAACGACATCTACGTTGCGATCGAAATCCCGGCCAACCACGCCCCGATCAAATACGAAATCGACAAGGACAGCGATTGCCTGTTTGTTGACCGTTTCATGGCCACCCCGATGTTCTACCCGGCCAACTACGGTTACATCCCCAACACCCTGGCCGACGACGGTGACCCCCTCGACGTACTGGTGGTGACCCCTTACCCGGTTGCCCCAGGTTCGGTCATCCGCGCCCGTCCGGTCGGCATCCTGAACATGACCGACGACGGCGGCGGCGATGCCAAAGTCATCGCAGTGCCACACGACAAACTGTCGCAGCTGTATGTTGATGTGAAGGAATACACCGACCTGCCAAAACTGCTGATCCAGCAGATCGAGCACTTCTTCGAGAACTACAAGGATCTCGAAAAGGGCAAGTGGGTCAAGATCGAAGGCTGGGCCGGTGCTGACGCCGCCCGCGAAGCGATCACCAAGTCGGTTGCCGCCTACAAGGGCTGA